The proteins below are encoded in one region of Drosophila santomea strain STO CAGO 1482 chromosome 3R, Prin_Dsan_1.1, whole genome shotgun sequence:
- the LOC120454289 gene encoding transcription initiation factor IIA subunit 1 isoform X1 codes for MALCQTSVLKVYHAVIEDVITNVRDAFLDEGVDEQVLQEMKQIWRNKLLASKAVELSPDSSDGSHPPPIVANNPKSNKAANAKAKKAAAATAVTSQPQIGGSSSASSLVALKSSAGMAAGSGMKNGLVPIKQEVNSQNPPPLHPTSGAALLHKQQQAASSGQGSIPIVATLDPNRIMPVNITLPSPAGSASSESRVLTIQVPASALQENQLTQILTAHLISSIMSLPTTLASSVLQQHVNAALSSANHQKNLAASKHLDGALDSSDEDESEESDDNIDNDDDDDLDKDDDEDVEHEDAAEEEPLNSEDDVTDEDSAEMFDTDNVIVCQYDKITRSRNKWKFYLKDGIMNMRGKDYVFQKSNGDAEW; via the exons ATGGCGCTATGCCAGACATCGGTG CTGAAGGTGTACCATGCTGTGATCGAGGACGTCATCACAAATGTGCGGGACGCGTTCCTGGACGAGGGCGTCGACGAGCAGGTGCTGCAGGAGATGAAGCAGATCTGGCGCAACAAGTTGCTGGCCAGCAAGGCCGTCGAACTGAGCCCAGACTCCAGCGACGGCTCCCATCCGCCGCCCATCGTGGCCAACAATCCAAAG AGCAACAAG GCAGCCAATGCCAAGGCCAAGAAGGCCGCCGCCGCAACCGCGGTCACATCACAGCCACAGATCGGCGGCAGCAGCTCCGCATCCTCGCTGGTAGCGCTCAAGTCGTCCGCTGGAATGGCCGCCGGCAGCGGAATGAAGAACGGGCTGGTGCCCATTAAGCAGGAAGTTAACTCACAGAATCCACCGCCACTGCATCCTACCTCGGGGGCAGCACTGCTGcacaaacagcagcaggcggcgAGCAGTGGACAGGGTTCCATTCCAATTGTGGCCACGCTGGACCCCAACCGCATTATGCCCGTCAAC ATCACGCTGCCATCGCCAGCCGGCTCAGCCAGTTCGGAATCTCGAGTGCTCACCATACAAGTGCCTGCCTCCGCGCTGCAGGAGAATCAGTTGACCCAAATTCTGACAGCCCACCTGATTTCATCCATCATGTCCTTGCCCACCACGTTGGCCTCGTCTGTGCTGCAGCAACATGTAAACGCAGCACTGAGCAGCGCCAATCACCAGA AAAACCTTGCCGCTTCCAAGCATTTGGACGGCGCCCTGGACTCCTCCGATGAGGATGAAAGCGAGGAGAGCGACGACAACATCGAcaatgatgatgacgatgatcTAGACAAAGACGATGACGAGGATGTGGAGCACGAAGATGCTGCTGAGGAGGAGCCCCTCAACAGCGAAGACGATGTCACCGACGAAGACTCTGCTGAAATGTTTGACACAGATAACGTGATTGTTTGTCAGTACGATAAG ATCACCAGGTCGCGTAACAAATGGAAATTCTATCTCAAAGATGGCATCATGAACATGCGGGGCAAGGACTACGTGTTCCAAAAATCGAATGGCGACGCCGAGTGGTAA
- the LOC120454289 gene encoding transcription initiation factor IIA subunit 1 isoform X2: MALCQTSVLKVYHAVIEDVITNVRDAFLDEGVDEQVLQEMKQIWRNKLLASKAVELSPDSSDGSHPPPIVANNPKAANAKAKKAAAATAVTSQPQIGGSSSASSLVALKSSAGMAAGSGMKNGLVPIKQEVNSQNPPPLHPTSGAALLHKQQQAASSGQGSIPIVATLDPNRIMPVNITLPSPAGSASSESRVLTIQVPASALQENQLTQILTAHLISSIMSLPTTLASSVLQQHVNAALSSANHQKNLAASKHLDGALDSSDEDESEESDDNIDNDDDDDLDKDDDEDVEHEDAAEEEPLNSEDDVTDEDSAEMFDTDNVIVCQYDKITRSRNKWKFYLKDGIMNMRGKDYVFQKSNGDAEW, encoded by the exons ATGGCGCTATGCCAGACATCGGTG CTGAAGGTGTACCATGCTGTGATCGAGGACGTCATCACAAATGTGCGGGACGCGTTCCTGGACGAGGGCGTCGACGAGCAGGTGCTGCAGGAGATGAAGCAGATCTGGCGCAACAAGTTGCTGGCCAGCAAGGCCGTCGAACTGAGCCCAGACTCCAGCGACGGCTCCCATCCGCCGCCCATCGTGGCCAACAATCCAAAG GCAGCCAATGCCAAGGCCAAGAAGGCCGCCGCCGCAACCGCGGTCACATCACAGCCACAGATCGGCGGCAGCAGCTCCGCATCCTCGCTGGTAGCGCTCAAGTCGTCCGCTGGAATGGCCGCCGGCAGCGGAATGAAGAACGGGCTGGTGCCCATTAAGCAGGAAGTTAACTCACAGAATCCACCGCCACTGCATCCTACCTCGGGGGCAGCACTGCTGcacaaacagcagcaggcggcgAGCAGTGGACAGGGTTCCATTCCAATTGTGGCCACGCTGGACCCCAACCGCATTATGCCCGTCAAC ATCACGCTGCCATCGCCAGCCGGCTCAGCCAGTTCGGAATCTCGAGTGCTCACCATACAAGTGCCTGCCTCCGCGCTGCAGGAGAATCAGTTGACCCAAATTCTGACAGCCCACCTGATTTCATCCATCATGTCCTTGCCCACCACGTTGGCCTCGTCTGTGCTGCAGCAACATGTAAACGCAGCACTGAGCAGCGCCAATCACCAGA AAAACCTTGCCGCTTCCAAGCATTTGGACGGCGCCCTGGACTCCTCCGATGAGGATGAAAGCGAGGAGAGCGACGACAACATCGAcaatgatgatgacgatgatcTAGACAAAGACGATGACGAGGATGTGGAGCACGAAGATGCTGCTGAGGAGGAGCCCCTCAACAGCGAAGACGATGTCACCGACGAAGACTCTGCTGAAATGTTTGACACAGATAACGTGATTGTTTGTCAGTACGATAAG ATCACCAGGTCGCGTAACAAATGGAAATTCTATCTCAAAGATGGCATCATGAACATGCGGGGCAAGGACTACGTGTTCCAAAAATCGAATGGCGACGCCGAGTGGTAA
- the LOC120454288 gene encoding serine/threonine-protein kinase pelle produces the protein MSDVQTAEAEAQAQNQANGNRTRSRSHLDNTMSIRLLPLTVRSQLCAHLDALDVWQQMATAVKLYPDQVEQIISQKQRGRSAANEFLNIWGGQYNHTMQTLFALFKKLKLHNAMRLIKDYVSEDLHKYIPRSVPTISELRAAPDSSVKLDNGPPFPSSSGVSNSNNNSTSTAATEAIPSLESLGNIHISTVQRAAESLLEIDYAELENATDGWSPQNRLGQGGFGDVYRGRWKQLDVAIKVMNYRSPNIDQKKVELQQSHNELRYLNSIRHDNIVALYGYSVKGAKPCLVYQLMKGGSLEARLRAHKAQNPQPALTWQQRFSISLGTARGIYFLHTARGAPLIHGDIKPANILLDQCMQPKIGDFGLVREGPKSLDAVVAVNKVFGTKIYLPPEFLNFKQLSTGLDVYSFGIVLLEVFTGRQVTDRVPENETKKNLLDYVKQQWRQNRKELLEKHLAAPMGKELDMCMCAIETGLHCTALDPQDRPSMDAVLKRFEPFETD, from the exons ATGAGTGACGTTCAGACCGCCGAAGCCGAGGCACAGGCCCAAAACCAAGCGAATGGCAACAGGACCAGGTCGCGATCCCACTTGGACAACACGATGTCCATCCGACTGCTGCCACTAACCGTACGCTCCCAACTTTGTGCCCATTTGGATGCACTGGATGTGTGGCAACAAATGGCCACGGCCGTAAAACTCTATCCGGACCAGGTGGAGCAGATAATCAGTCAGAAACAGCGCGGCCGCTCAGCCGCCAATGAGTTTCTCAACATTTGGGGCGGCCAGTACAATCACACGATGCAaactttatttgctttgttcaAAAA ATTGAAGCTGCACAACGCCATGCGGCTGATCAAAGACTACGTTAGCGAGGATCTGCACAAGTACATTCCCAGGAGCGTGCCCACCATCAGTGAGCTGCGTGCTGCTCCCGATTCCAGTGTCAAATTGGACAATGGCCCGCCATTTCCCTCCTCCTCAGGCGTCAGCAACTCAAACAACAATAGCACCAGCACAGCGGCAACGGAAGCGATTCCCAGCTTGGAGTCCCTGGGCAACATACACATTAGCACGGTCCAGCGGGCAGCTGAGTCCTTGCTGGAAATCGATTATGCGGAGCTGGAAAACGCCACGGACGGATGGAGTCCGCAGAATCGCCTGGGACAGGGTGGATTTGGAGACGTGTACCGCGGGAGATGGAAGCAACTGGACGTGGCCATCAAGGTGATGAACTACCGCAGCCCCAATATTGACCAGAAAAAGGTGGAGCTGCAGCAGAGTCACAACGAACTGAGGTATCTAAACAGCATCCGGCATGACAACATCGTGGCCCTCTACGGATACAGCGTCAAAGGGGCAAAGCCATGCCTGGTTTACCAGCTGATGAAGGGCGGTTCCCTGGAGGCTCGCCTAAGAGCGCACAAGGCCCAAAACCCACAACCAGCTCTCACCTGGCAGCAGCGGTTTAGCATCAGCCTCGGCACTGCAAG AGGCATCTACTTCCTGCACACGGCTCGCGGCGCTCCGCTGATCCATGGAGATATCAAGCCGGCCAACATCTTGCTGGACCAGTGTATGCAGCCAAAAATCGGAGACTTCGGCCTGGTGCGCGAGGGTCCCAAGTCCTTAGACGCTGTGGTGGCAGTGAACAAAGTTTTCGGTACCAAGATCTATCTGCCACCGGAGTTCCTCAACTTCAAACAACTTAGCACGGGCTTGGACGTCTACAGCTTTGGCATTGTGCTGTTGGAAGTGTTCACGGGGCGTCAGGTGACGGATCGCGTGCcggaaaacgaaacgaaaaagAATTTGCTGGACTACGTCAAGCAGCAGTGGCGGCAAAACCGGAAGGAACTGCTAGAGAAGCACCTTGCAGCACCGATGGGCAAGGAGCTGGACATGTGCATGTGCGCCATCGAGACGGGCCTGCACTGTACTGCCCTGGATCCGCAGGATCGCCCATCAATGGATGCGGTGCTCAAGCGTTTCGAACCATTTGAAACCGACTAG
- the LOC120454287 gene encoding tubulin polyglutamylase TTLL13: MNLKNSKFFKRIQELRHFSKEKLRKDREKRTHVVRALDMALSEQPCLDREWFSPEQSPPQQPTSPRRRMKKIRCVKRRARAGKEVDEISPYYGQSSDENSPMPAADAKLQGFIQLNNKTYRVECPTRVLNPPMNVEEERPASETKSTICVSNSRYAMIGKISKTLGYKLVKESKLWNILWSDSFPGVELFKNMKRFQQINHFPGMIEICRKDLLSRNLNRMLKQFPQDYKIFPKTWMLPADYGDAMNYALNHKRTFILKPDSGAQGRGIWLTNDLKTIGAHERLICQTYINRPLLIDGYKFDLRVYTLITSVDPLRIFVYNEGLARFATNKYVEPTPGNANDLYMHLTNYSVNKRNSHYELCDNDDCGSKRKLSAINNWMRRHNYDVEEFWSNVDDVIIKTVLSAWPVLKHNYHACFPGHDKIQACFEILGFDILVDWKLKPYILEVNHSPSFHTNEQVDREVKRPLIRDTLNLVSTVLADKRQILKEDRKRVKQRLLKIRGDPPLQRPRLGGGTSKAKIDAQKGSPEAHPVDMEPDAEDHGPLAQQIAWEESHLGNFRKIMPPPDLSKLDYYTRFYAQSNQVSIFAETAASKKREDLARKMRIQIEEKKAKQQQMLNGKAKREARKRHALLLPRAVREKNRMNLFRLRENWSPGFISDAEERLRHTWLHMRSEAIRTLKITENIYSNLYETGHLTNTDMVVYPHLYHNLQHGFDIRHTP, encoded by the exons atgaatttaaaaaattccaagtttttcaaaaggattcaggagctgcgccATTTCTCCAAGGAGAAGCTTCGGAAGGATCGCGAGAAGAGGACCCACGTTGTTCGCGCCCTGGACATGGCACTTAGTGAGCAGCCCTGCTTGGACCGGGAATGGTTCAGTCCGGAGCAATCGCCGCCTCAACAGCCCACGTCCCCGCGACGCCGGATGAAGAAGATCCGGTGCGTGAAGAGGCGGGCACGTGCCGGCAAGGAAGTGGATGAGATCTCACCATATTACGGACAATCTTCTGATGAAAATAGTCCAATGCCTGCTGCGGATGCCAAGCTGCAGGGCTTCATTCAACTGAACAACAAGACGTACCGCGTGGAATGCCCCACTCGAGTGCTTAATCCTCCCATGAACGTCGAAGAGGAGCGGCCAGCCAG CGAAACCAAGAGTACCATCTGCGTGTCCAACTCGCGCTACGCCATGATTGGCAAGATCTCCAAGACACTGGGCTACAAGTTGGTCAAGGAGTCCAAGCTGTGGAACATCCTCTGGTCCGATTCGTTTCCCGGCGTGGAGCTGTTCAAGAACATGAAGCGCTTCCAGCAGATCAATCACTTTCCGGGCATGATCGAGATCTGCCGCAAGGATCTCCTGTCGCGGAATCTGAACCGAATGCTGAAGCAATTCCCGCAGGACTACAAGATCTTTCCCAAGACCTGGATGCTGCCGGCGGA CTATGGAGATGCCATGAACTATGCGCTCAACCACAAGCGCACGTTCATCCTGAAACCGGATTCTGGAGCCCAGGGTCGTGGCATCTGGCTCACAAACGACCTGAAGACCATAGGTGCACATGAGCGGCTAATCTGCCAGACGTACATAAACAGG CCCCTTCTCATCGATGGCTACAAGTTCGATCTGCGGGTCTACACCTTGATTACCTCCGTGGATCCCCTGCGAATCTTCGTCTACAACGAGGGATTAGCCAGATTTGCCACGAACAAGTATGTGGAGCCCACGCCCGGAAACGCCAACGATCTCTACATGCACCTGACCAACTACTCCGTGAACAAGCGGAACTCGCACTACGAGCTCTGCGACAACGATGACTGCGGGAGCAAGAGGAAACTGAGTGCCATCAACAACTGGATGCGACGCCACAACTACGATGTGGAGGAGTTCTGGAGCAATGTGGACGATGTGATCATCAAGACGGTGTTGAGTGCGTGGCCAGTGCTGAAGCATAACTACCATGCCTGTTTTCCGGGCCACGACAAGATCCAGGCGTGCTTCGAGATCCTCGGCTTTGACATCCTGGTGGACTGGAAGCTGAAGCCCTACATCCTCGAGGTCAACCACTCGCCCAGCTTTCATACGAACGAACAGGTGGACAGGGAGGTTAAGCGACCCCTCATCCGGGACACCTTGAACCTGGTCAGCACGGTGCTGGCAGACAAGAGGCAGATACTCAAGGAGGATCGCAAACGGGTCAAGCAGCGGCTGCTCAAGATCAGGGGAGATCC ACCACTTCAACGTCCGCGTCTTGGTGGCGGCACCTCCAAAGCCAAAATAGATGCCCAGAAGGGCAGTCCAGAGGCGCATCCCGTTGATATGGAACCGGATGCTGAGGACCATGGTCCATTGGCCCAGCAAATCGCCTGGGAGGAGAGTCATTTGGGGAATTTCAGGAAGATAATGCCGCCACCGGACCTGAGCAAGCTGGACTACTATACTCGCTTCTATGCCCAGTCGAATCAGGTGTCCATCTTTGCGGAGACGGCGGCCAGTAAAAAGCGAGAGGATCTGGCGCGTAAGATGCGCATCCAGATCGAGGAGAAGAAggccaagcagcagcagatgctgAACGGAAAGGCCAAGCGGGAGGCTCGGAAGCGGCATGCCTTGTTGCTGCCGCGGGCGGTGCGCGAGAAGAACCGGATGAACCTCTTCCGGCTGCGCGAGAACTGGTCGCCGGGCTTCATTTCGGATGCGGAGGAGCGACTGCGCCACACTTGGCTTCACATGCGATCGGAGGCGATACGTACGCTCAAGATTACCGAGAAT ATCTACAGCAATCTCTATGAAACTGG